One Drosophila santomea strain STO CAGO 1482 chromosome X, Prin_Dsan_1.1, whole genome shotgun sequence DNA segment encodes these proteins:
- the LOC120455858 gene encoding glycine-rich protein DOT1, with the protein MKVFICLLATICACNATFLSLLGGGGGGGGGGSKTTYNVIATPSSGGGGGGGGHGYAYAQGGGGGHGYAQAHGYGQGGGHGHGGSSQIIKVILQEGQGYSNAGGSAGGIVSSGGHGYSHGYSQGYASGQGSYGGQQAQIYKIIEQAPAPAPVPAPAPVPIPISIPAPAPPAAPIAYHAASGSSGYSYGQGHSHSYGQSYASGHGYGGAASFDAQQFNAILPQIIQLVLQEDTFGGGGGGSADVAAINGQLINTFGAKGKAIILKADQAQGAFFKSGHVVQRGTLKVMRVQEQQQSQGAGGSKGQGWSSGGGAISGGWSAGGGASSGGWSSGGGASSGGWSSGGPPSAW; encoded by the exons ATGAAG GTCTTCATCTGCCTGTTGGCCACCATCTGCGCCTGCAATGCCACCTTCCTGTCCCTCttgggcggcggcggtggaggaggaggaggaggtagCAAGACCACCTACAATGTGATAGCCACGCCCAGTTCGggaggcggtggaggaggcggtggtCACGGATATGCATATGCCCAGGGTGGCGGCGGAGGTCATGGCTATGCGCAGGCACATGGCTACGGCCAGGGCGGTGGACATGGACACGGTGGCTCCTCGCAGATCATCAAGGTCATACTGCAGGAGGGACAGGGCTACAGCAACGCTGGAGGATCAGCCGGCGGCATTGTGTCCTCGGGCGGCCATGGCTACAGTCATGGCTACAGCCAAGGCTATGCCAGTGGTCAGGGATCCTATGGCGGTCAGCAGGCCCAGATCTACAAGATCATCGAACAGGCACCGGCTCCGGCTCCAGTCCCAGCTCCTGCTCCCGTTCCcattccgatttcgattcctGCCCCTGCTCCGCCAGCTGCTCCCATTGCCTATCATGCCGCCAGCGGCTCCAGTGGCTACTCCTATGGCCAGGGCCATTCGCACTCCTACGGGCAATCGTATGCCTCGGGACATGGTTATGGTGGTGCCGCCTCCTTCGATGCCCAGCAGTTCAATGCCATTCTGCCGCAGATCATCCAGTTGGTTCTGCAGGAGGATACCtttggcggcggcggcggtggatCCGCTGATGTGGCTGCCATCAATGGCCAGCTGATCAACACCTTCGGTGCCAAGGGCAAGGCCATCATTTTGAAGGCCGACCAGGCGCAGGGAGCCTTCTTCAAGAGCGGACATGTGGTGCAGCGTGGAACCCTGAAGGTGATGCGCgtccaggagcagcagcaatccCAGGGCGCTGGTGGCTCCAAGGGGCAAGGCTGGAGCTCCGGTGGAGGTGCCATCTCCGGTGGCTGGAGCGCCGGAGGCGGTGCCTCGTCCGGCGGCTGGAGTTCCGGAGGTGGTGCCTCGTCCGGTGGCTGGAGCAGCGGTGGTCCGCCTTCGGCCTGGTAG